The Corvus moneduloides isolate bCorMon1 chromosome 1, bCorMon1.pri, whole genome shotgun sequence nucleotide sequence GTCCATAGTTACAATTCTCCTGCAAGTATTTGGCCAGCAGGAACCAAAACATAATTTTGACATGAACTTGTCTGTGAATTGCTCTGGAACTCTGTGTGGCTGAAGAGTGATTAATCATTCAATATATCCCAAATGAAAGAAGGCCTTACATCATCTATAGGATGTGCTGGACCCACTGGAAATTCTTCTTCCTGACACAGACAGGAGACTACAACATCAAGAGCTTTTGTGTTCTGCTATGGGTTCTGCTATTTGGAGCACTCTGTTTCAAATGAGAGTGTAATTCAGCCAGCAGAGATGCATCCTGAGTTGTGGTCTTTactaaagaacaaaacaaaaaaattatgtagCTGCAGAAATCTTGTGCTGTGTTGTGTATAATCCTAGGGGCttgaaaaagcaagcaaaaatagaaaatttattAATCAAAAGCTTGTAATCAATATTGATGAAGCTATAAGCTAGCAGTTTAGTCCAGAAATACAATCAGACAACTCTCGTGCAAAGCAGCATattaaagagcaaaaaaatgTCTTGTTTATATTGGCATTCACCTTGCAATGACCTTTGTTCCTTCCCAGAAAAGTTACTTTCCATTGCTGGTCAGACATGGTTTCTTAGAATAGCTGTTTTTATGCATTTATACCCATAAATGAACACTAGAAACCTAAGCTTTATGTGCTGGGGAGTGTGGCTGCTTCCAAAGCCTTCCTTTGCATTAACCCCCCTCTCTCCAAGCAGGCTTTTCTGTCCCCACTCACTTAGTGAGAATGTCAGGGGGACTCTTAAGAGCTCTCATAACTGGCACTTGTTAAATGGCACCAGTTAATGATCTGTGGAATGTCAAGAGCAATATCAGGTTTATTTCTAGAGTTGTTCAGCTCAAGGCCTGACAAGTCTGTCAGTTCAACTTCCTTTCCTCCCACTCCTTGCACCTCCCTCTGCTTGGGTATAGAGGGATATTTTAAAGGCTGTGTGTGTCTTTTCTTGTTGAGAGGCATGTATAAAGCTCCTTCAGTTTGAAGCTGTGAGAAAATGACAGCTACTTTGTCTTGAAGACTCAAAGCAGACTGTAGTGGGGGCCTTACAGCCAGGAGGCTTCTGCAGAAACCTTCCCATGCCTGGGATCGGGAATATCCTTGTTATGAATGCCTCTTGCGAAGCAGTGCTGTTTTGAACTTGGTAGAAGGTCTCTGTTGTGTGTGTTCTTCAGCACACctggtttttggggtggggaggagagTAGTTTTTCCCAGAAGTTCTAGAGTTTAAGGGCATGTCCTCATGGAATACAGCACAGTGTTAGTTTTGGAACTTGTCACCATGCATTTATCGTTACTTGTGTTGTAAAAGGTGAATAGAGTAACTGAAACGGAAAGTCCTCTGTAAGTTCTTTATCTCAGAACTGCTGCTTGTCTGGTTACTCTTTTAAACCAGGCCACAATAACAATCCTGATTCAAGTGGATCTTCTGTCAtaattttccaattaaataattaattaataattacaATAGCACAAGATTTGTCAAAGTAATTGTGCATGTAAAAGCAGTTAACTGCTCCTTCTGTTAAACCAACAGTTGTATTGATTTTTGTTTCGTTGTTCTCCTGTAGGCTTGTACCCCAGATTGTATCCAGAACTTTCTCAGTATATGGGCCTGAGCATCAATGAGGAAGAGATGCAGAGAAACTtagcagtggcagcagctgcacagccacagGGTGTAAGTACCAGTCAAGCATAttctagaaaacaaaataaagactAAATGTGTATCTAGCATTCTAGAGAGCAGACTATCATTTGCCTTAAGTACCATACTTGACTGAGAGGTGAATTATTTAAGTAGCAGTGCCTGTTTTAGTCTTTAGTCTGTTCTGAAACTGAGCAGTCCATTTCCAATgttgggagggggtgggggacaGCTGGTGGTGTGGCTGattttgtgtgttgttttttttaaaatatcacttcATACAGACTGACATACTGCTGCTcttaaaacctgaaaataagTTGTctggctgttttgttttaatcagCAACTGGTAACAAGACCTTCTACTAATTACATGGTAGCTCCAGTGACTGGAAATGATATTGGAATTCGCAGAGCAGAAATTAAGCAAGGCATCCGTGAAGCAATTCTGTGTAAAGATCAAGATGGCAGAATTGGACTTCGCCTTAAGTCTGTTGATAATGTAAGTGTAGAAGTTGCTTTTGCCTCTAGAGATTTTACTGCTGGACTGTATTAGTAGTGAAGTTAGTGTGTGGTCACAAAATAGTCTTCTGTATAATGGTTTCTTATCCATTACTAGAATATTCAAGTCCTTATTAGACTTTTAACTAGATTTCCAGCTGTCTGAGCTAGGATCTGAATTTACAGCTGCAGTTTAATGCCACGTGTTTTATTTATAAGACctgaaaaaccacagctgaGAATCATCTCCTTTTTTGTAAAAGGTGCTTAAACCATTTTAGCTGTTTAATCtgagtgtttttaaaaaaattgtactgAAGATAGCATATAGggttaaaatacttttctgtagTTCTTCTAATGCAGAAAATGGGGTTTTCTTAGAGTAGCATGGgctggtgtttttttttttaacacccCTCCCTCCCAAAGGTATTATTTATAATTTGCTTTGATATTTGCTTTACTTTGTTTTTAGGGATGCTTGGACTAGAAATAGCTTTGTAAACACCTGTTAAAACAGACAAGTATTTTACTCCTTTGCGTAAGACTTTAATGTTACCCtcatgtctctttttttctcttgaatatTTAGATATCTAGACAGAACAGATTTGCTCATTTTTGAACTTTTATCTAGCATTAATTATCTGTCAGACTTTTAAATACATCTAGAAACAGACTGAAATTTCGCAAGTGCCTCTTAAGGAGAGATAATTAGCAAGTCCTTCTGGGTGGTCTGTTTCGCTGGTATTGTGTAGAATGGGAAACTTTAAGGGGCTGTGTGTTCTGTGACTGGTCGTCTTCATCTTTAACCAAGAACTTCCCCTTCTCCtaccctcccttttttttttcctcttttgtagGGTATATTTGTCCAGTTAGTTCAGGCAAACTCTCCAGCATCCCTTGCTGGTCTGCGGTTTGGGGACCAAGTTCTGCAGATCAATGGTGAAAACTGTGCAGGATGGAGTTCTGATAAAGCACATAAAGTTCTGAAACAGGCTTCTGCAGAAAGGATTTCAATGATCATTCGGGACAGGTAAAGCCAAGCACAGTTACGGATTTGTCGTTATCCATCTCTCAGTAATTCTGTGGGGTTGGGGTCTCCCCTTGCTTGAGCAGGTTTAACGGAATCTGTTTGTCCGTGTACTTCCGTGGTAAAGATCTTCAGAAATGTTCCCTTTTGTGGAAACAGTCAAAATGGTTCTTAACTTGTAAGCTTCCTGGGCATGAtgagacataatttttttccaagataaaCTAGTGAGTGAGTAATGGCAcaagtttaaatttaaactcTGAATTGAAgagttctgtgctttttttcggatacaattttttttcatttagtgtAAGTGAAAGCCAGCAATAAAAGATAGTAACACAATGCTTGCTGTATTAATgaatacatttacattttacGTAGCATGACAGCTTTTCTTGTGAACTCTGTTGCTTATGTATGAATTAATTCCAGTTTTATTAAAAGCATGCTTGATGACCCAATATGTTTTTTCAATTGTATTAAATAAGGATCTTGTAGCTAATTGTATGTAGTAACAACAGGTGAGATTAAACATAAGGCCTGTAGGCTGCAGGAAGATAGATGATACTTCATGTGACTAAGCATACGCCTCAAAGCTTTTTCCATGTTCCTTCTTGCTTAAGAACCAAGTCTGACCCAGTGCAGGGCAGCTGTTTTGATCAGGGCAATTACTTCAATCACTGAATCAAAATACTGTGGTAGTAGGTTCCCTGCTCTGTCTACCACTTCTGTGCCCAACATGCCACCCTCTTCCTATATCTACTGCCTTTTTAAGACACAATTTAAAGGTTTATTGTCCCTACAGCAGTAGAAATGATGTTGGGGAAGCCTTGTACTCTCAGAATCTCAGTTGTTGAAACTGCCTGTGCTATTTTATTGACCTTGTAATGTTTGTAGAGAACTTAATTTTTAGTGGATATTTGCGTTTGTTTGGTTGTGGTGGGGGGTGGGTGGATGTTGTACGGgatttttgtattattattaaTCCAGAGGGTGAAATATCTCTAGAACAGGGAAAACATGTAAGGtttataaacaaatatattttaatataaaaatattaacaaaatgAAGTTAAACCTAACAATTTGTAATTATAGATAATGTATGGGTTTCTTAGAGTACAATTACTTTTTGTAAGCTAAAGATGCTAAAATAGCATGTGGTTATTTCTGTGGTTTAGTAGACTGAAAACATTACTTTGTactttaaatgtctttttagaCCTTTTGAACGAATTATTACCATGCATAAGGACAGCACAGGCCATGTTGGTTTCATATtcaagaatggaaaaataacttcaatAGTGAAAGACAGTTCTGCTGCAAGAAATGGACTTCTGACAGAGCACAACATCTGTGAAATAAATGGCCAGAATGTAATTGGGTTGAAGGTAAAATAAGTACTATGTGGGGAGTGTGGACGGCTGTGAGCTTTTTATGTTTGTATAGTAAGTGTgttttggagagggaaaaggttGTAATATATTGTTTAATGTTCATAAAATCAAAAATTCAGTCATGAGAGGTAACTTGACTGGAGAGACATGCATGTTTTGGGCTTCTTTGCAGTTTTGTATTGGTTGTCAGGGCAGCTCATTCTCATCCTCTCTGCCTCTACCTGTTGAGGCTGACCCTCAGTTTTTATCTGTAGTCCAACCTTGCTGGGAAAACGAAGGGTAAGcttcctccttccagcctgCATCAAATTATAGCAGAAATTCTGTGTATGATGTCTGTGTCCCTTCTCTAGTCAGTTCATGCAAGATACTCCTAACCAAACATCTGTGAAGTGGTGTTGCAATTTCAGTGATTTGTCCTGAAGGTTGAGTCCTCCAAACAAGGAGTTGGAGGGGTCTCGAAGCCATGTGAAATGTGTCTAGAAAAAGCTCTTGAACTGCTGCTTTCTTAGTCAGCTTGAGTTGTGTTGCTAATATGACTTCTTATTTACTAACAGGACTCACAGGTTGCAGACATCTTGGCAACAGCTGGAAATGTAGTGACCATCACTGTCATGCCTTCCAGTATTTATGACTATATAATAAAGAGGTAGGTAATACAATGCAGCCGTGGTGTTAATTATAATCAAGGTGACAGTGACTATAAAATGTGTTCATTATAAGACCTAATTACAAACTTTACATAAAGAttggaggaggggatggggatgtCCGAAAATTTGTTTAATATGATGTTTTGGTCAAATTGGCATATGTTTGTACAGTTTTTAACCCATTCTATGTTTGTGATGatcctttgccttttcctctctggaaaAACCTGAATTTCCTCTCTGGAAAAGCCTGAATTTCTGAGGACTTTAAATGGCTGGATACCACAAGTATTTCTTACCTTGTAACTAAAATGTTTGTAGCACAACTAATTCCAGTGACATAAAAGTGATTCCTGGCAGGAtagttctgggtttttttcctaatccaTTGGCAGCAATGGCTTTCTACAGCTCAATCTGTCCTgcaaaaatgtttccaaagtTGCTAGAAATTAATAACGCTTCAGGTGtaattgaggtttttttcctggattttttttttttaatccccttGGCTTGGTATCCTCTTTTTACAAAGCAGTTTTCAGTCTAAAAGCCACATTTTCCCCTGCTCTCCTTCCTTTGTGCTTGTACTCTGCTTTGCACAC carries:
- the SDCBP gene encoding syntenin-1, which produces MSLYPSLEDLKVDKVIQAQTAFSSNPANPAILSEASAPIACDGGLYPRLYPELSQYMGLSINEEEMQRNLAVAAAAQPQGQLVTRPSTNYMVAPVTGNDIGIRRAEIKQGIREAILCKDQDGRIGLRLKSVDNGIFVQLVQANSPASLAGLRFGDQVLQINGENCAGWSSDKAHKVLKQASAERISMIIRDRPFERIITMHKDSTGHVGFIFKNGKITSIVKDSSAARNGLLTEHNICEINGQNVIGLKDSQVADILATAGNVVTITVMPSSIYDYIIKRMATSIVKSLMDHSVPEV